A stretch of the Planctomycetota bacterium genome encodes the following:
- the map gene encoding type I methionyl aminopeptidase, producing the protein MRSTARRRGGKARPSERDIEHAAEAARCVVRTHEAVAGFLREGQTLAEIDRFVADTLAKLGCKSCFLHYRAGRHPPFPAHACLSVNDNVVHGHPGAHQEPMQPGDVLKVDIGVTKAGWIGDAAWTYSFGEPDETTRRLMDCSIECLKRGVAALQPGAPLIDWARAVQGYAEQECGFHMIRGLGGHGYGRSLHAPPFVSNCVPAVPRIEWPDAYAKLEPGMLLAVEPMIAVGSSRIVQRGNGWPLMVADGSQSVHHEHDVLITEEGPRVLTADLEKLPDVITT; encoded by the coding sequence ATGCGATCCACGGCACGCCGCCGGGGCGGCAAGGCCCGCCCTTCCGAGCGGGACATCGAGCACGCGGCCGAGGCGGCACGCTGCGTCGTCCGCACGCACGAGGCGGTCGCGGGCTTCCTGCGCGAGGGCCAGACGCTGGCCGAGATCGACCGCTTCGTCGCCGACACGCTGGCGAAGCTGGGCTGCAAGAGCTGCTTCCTGCACTACCGCGCGGGCCGCCACCCGCCGTTCCCGGCCCATGCGTGCCTCAGCGTCAACGACAACGTCGTCCACGGCCACCCCGGCGCCCACCAGGAGCCGATGCAGCCCGGCGACGTGCTCAAGGTCGACATCGGCGTGACCAAGGCCGGCTGGATCGGCGATGCCGCGTGGACCTATTCCTTCGGCGAGCCCGACGAGACCACCCGCCGCCTCATGGATTGCTCGATCGAGTGCCTCAAGAGGGGCGTGGCGGCGCTCCAGCCCGGTGCGCCGCTGATCGACTGGGCCCGCGCGGTGCAGGGCTACGCCGAGCAGGAGTGCGGCTTCCACATGATCCGCGGGCTGGGCGGGCACGGCTACGGCCGATCGCTGCACGCGCCGCCCTTCGTCTCGAATTGCGTGCCGGCGGTGCCCAGGATCGAATGGCCCGACGCCTACGCAAAGCTCGAGCCCGGCATGCTGCTGGCGGTCGAGCCCATGATCGCGGTGGGTTCCTCGAGGATCGTCCAGCGGGGCAACGGCTGGCCGCTGATGGTCGCCGACGGCTCGCAGAGCGTGCACCACGAGCACGACGTGCTCATCACCGAGGAGGGGCCACGGGTGCTCACCGCGGACCTCGAGAAGCTGCCGGACGTCATCACCACGTAG
- a CDS encoding dihydroorotase yields the protein MARRIRIDNAMCVLPEGVRRASVLVEGERIADIDPAASAAADEVIDASGLHLLPGVIDDQVHFREPGLTHKEDLHSASLACAKGGITTFLEMPNTVPHAIDQAGIDRKLELAAARSVVDYGFYIGATPDNVEALRAAERVPGIKIFIGSSTGDLLVDEQDALERIFAETTLPICAHCENEATVRANAERLGGGSSVHDHSRIRDHAAALIATKRATDLAIRHKHRFHVLHVTTAAELPIIADHHGLITGEACVHHLWFSVDDYDRLGTRIQMNPSIKTREDVEGLWQGLRDGALRVVATDHAPHTLDEKAQPYPKSPSGLPAVENSLALMLTAMHAGRCTLEQVVHWMCEAPALVWDIVDKGRIRPGCLADLILVDLDERHVVRDAEQIAKCRWSPWDGEELRGRVVRTMVRGSTVFECGRFDAEHRGRPAEYDHDRGGYWAQSDIG from the coding sequence ATGGCGCGGCGGATCCGCATCGACAACGCGATGTGCGTGCTGCCCGAGGGAGTCCGGCGGGCGTCGGTGCTCGTTGAGGGCGAACGGATCGCGGACATCGATCCCGCGGCCTCGGCCGCGGCCGACGAGGTGATCGACGCCTCGGGCCTGCACCTGCTGCCGGGCGTCATCGACGACCAGGTGCACTTCCGCGAGCCGGGGCTGACCCACAAGGAGGACCTGCACTCGGCGAGCCTGGCCTGCGCCAAGGGCGGCATCACGACCTTCCTGGAGATGCCCAACACCGTGCCGCACGCGATCGACCAGGCCGGCATCGATCGCAAGCTCGAACTCGCGGCGGCCAGGAGCGTGGTGGACTACGGGTTCTACATCGGAGCAACGCCAGACAACGTGGAGGCGTTGCGCGCCGCCGAGCGGGTGCCGGGCATCAAGATCTTCATCGGCAGCAGCACGGGCGACCTGCTGGTGGACGAGCAGGACGCGCTCGAGCGGATCTTCGCCGAGACGACGCTGCCCATCTGCGCGCACTGCGAGAACGAGGCGACCGTGCGGGCCAACGCAGAGCGCCTGGGCGGCGGGTCGAGCGTGCACGACCACTCGCGAATCCGCGACCACGCCGCGGCGTTGATCGCTACGAAGCGGGCGACCGACCTGGCCATCCGCCACAAGCACCGCTTCCACGTGCTGCACGTGACGACGGCGGCCGAGCTGCCGATCATCGCCGACCACCACGGCCTGATTACGGGCGAGGCGTGCGTGCACCACCTGTGGTTCAGCGTGGACGACTACGACCGGCTGGGCACGCGGATCCAGATGAACCCGTCGATCAAGACCCGCGAGGACGTCGAGGGTCTCTGGCAGGGGCTACGCGATGGGGCGCTGCGGGTCGTCGCGACCGACCACGCGCCGCACACGCTCGACGAGAAGGCGCAGCCGTACCCCAAGAGCCCGAGCGGACTTCCCGCGGTCGAGAACAGCCTGGCGTTGATGCTCACCGCGATGCATGCGGGGCGGTGCACGCTCGAGCAAGTCGTGCACTGGATGTGCGAGGCGCCGGCCCTGGTCTGGGACATCGTCGACAAGGGACGCATCCGGCCGGGGTGCCTGGCCGACCTCATCCTCGTGGACCTAGACGAGCGGCACGTGGTGCGGGACGCCGAGCAGATCGCCAAGTGCCGCTGGAGCCCGTGGGACGGCGAGGAGTTAAGGGGGCGGGTCGTCCGGACGATGGTGCGGGGGTCGACGGTGTTCGAGTGCGGGCGGTTCGACGCCGAACACCGGGGCCGCCCCGCGGAGTACGACCACGACCGGGGCGGGTACTGGGCGCAGTCCGATATCGGCTGA
- the gpmA gene encoding 2,3-diphosphoglycerate-dependent phosphoglycerate mutase, with translation MGHTLVLIRHGQSTWNAENRFTGWKDVDLSERGAAEAARAAGLLRAEGLDFDIAFTSLLRRAIRTLWIVLDEMDRMWLPVERSWRLNERHYGALQGLNKAETAEKHGEDQVHVWRRSYDTRPPALEPSDDRWPGHDRRYADLEPAQIPLAECLKDTVERVVPYWEQFVAPRILAGQRVLISAHGNSLRALVKHLDGVSDDEIVGMNIPTGVPLVYELGDDLTPRSSRYLGDADAVAAAQAEVAAQGVARSGAGR, from the coding sequence TTGGGCCACACACTCGTCCTCATCCGCCACGGGCAGAGCACCTGGAACGCCGAGAACCGCTTCACCGGCTGGAAGGACGTCGACCTGAGCGAGCGGGGCGCGGCCGAGGCCGCCCGCGCCGCCGGGTTGCTGCGGGCCGAGGGCCTGGACTTCGACATCGCCTTCACGAGCCTGCTTAGGCGTGCCATCCGCACGCTGTGGATCGTGCTGGACGAGATGGATCGCATGTGGCTGCCCGTCGAGCGGAGCTGGCGGCTCAACGAGCGGCACTACGGCGCGCTCCAGGGCCTCAATAAGGCCGAGACCGCCGAGAAGCACGGCGAGGACCAGGTCCACGTCTGGCGGCGGAGCTACGACACCAGGCCGCCCGCCCTGGAACCCAGCGACGACCGCTGGCCCGGCCATGACCGCCGGTACGCCGACCTCGAGCCCGCGCAGATCCCGCTGGCCGAGTGCCTCAAGGACACCGTCGAGCGGGTGGTGCCCTACTGGGAGCAATTCGTCGCGCCGCGGATCCTGGCGGGGCAGCGGGTGCTGATTTCGGCCCATGGCAACAGCCTGCGGGCGCTCGTGAAGCACCTCGACGGCGTCTCGGACGACGAGATCGTCGGCATGAACATCCCCACGGGCGTGCCGCTGGTGTACGAACTGGGCGACGACCTGACGCCTCGATCGAGCCGCTACCTGGGCGACGCGGACGCCGTGGCCGCCGCGCAGGCGGAGGTGGCGGCCCAGGGTGTCGCGCGGAGCGGGGCGGGCCGCTAG